From Deltaproteobacteria bacterium, one genomic window encodes:
- a CDS encoding elongation factor Tu has translation LQVELITPIALERELRFAIREGGRTVGAGVVTEIME, from the coding sequence CTGCAGGTGGAGTTGATCACACCTATTGCCCTGGAGAGGGAGTTGCGGTTTGCCATCCGGGAGGGTGGCCGCACAGTAGGGGCAGGCGTGGTCACCGAGATCATGGAGTAA